A stretch of Candidatus Purcelliella pentastirinorum DNA encodes these proteins:
- the kdsC gene encoding 3-deoxy-manno-octulosonate-8-phosphatase KdsC → MFFRNKYKRTYYGKINKKILNKAKIIKLLICDIDGVMTDGLISLDEKGREINAFHARDGYGIKMLLGFSIKVAVITGRNTKLIEDRCKILGIKYLYQGQLNKIKAFKDLIKKTNISYNKIAYIGDDVIDWPVMSIIGLSVAVSNAHPFILKKAQYITNNKGGNGAVREICDLILIAKNKIN, encoded by the coding sequence ATGTTTTTTAGAAATAAATATAAACGAACATACTATGGAAAAATAAATAAAAAAATATTAAATAAAGCAAAAATAATAAAATTACTTATATGTGATATAGATGGTGTAATGACTGATGGACTAATATCTTTAGATGAAAAAGGAAGAGAAATAAATGCATTTCATGCAAGAGATGGATACGGTATAAAAATGTTATTAGGTTTCTCAATAAAAGTTGCTGTAATAACAGGAAGAAATACGAAATTAATAGAAGATAGATGTAAAATTTTAGGGATTAAATATCTTTATCAAGGTCAACTAAATAAGATAAAAGCATTTAAAGATTTAATAAAAAAAACAAATATATCATATAATAAAATTGCATATATAGGTGATGATGTAATTGATTGGCCTGTTATGAGTATAATAGGGTTGAGTGTCGCTGTATCTAATGCTCACCCTTTTATTTTAAAAAAAGCACAATATATAACTAATAATAAAGGTGGTAATGGTGCTGTAAGAGAAATATGTGATTTAATTTTAATTGCAAAAAATAAAATAAATTGA
- the murA gene encoding UDP-N-acetylglucosamine 1-carboxyvinyltransferase, whose protein sequence is MNKFRILGPKKLKGEIRISGSKNSSLAIIFISLLTEKPIILKNVPYIQDIDVAVQILTKLGVKINRKKFMNIDSSGICDKFFSCKLIKYIRASIWLLPAIIIRWRSGKLILPGGCSIGDRPVDLHIWGLRKLGAKIKFNYDHLKIDSVNKLIGNTIHFSKISVGATITVMSVATLAYGTTIIKNAARDPEIIDIANFLNKLGAKIINAGKNEIVIIGVKYLKSCIYNIMPDRIETGTFLIAAAVSGGDILCHNTCVNNLKIVLKKLKFTGAKITFGQDWIRLNMIGKCPRSVNINTAPYPNFPTDMQSQFTLLNSVSKGSSVITENIFENRFMHVSEFIKMGARLNIKDNKIICCGVKKLIGSKVNATDLRSSISLVLAGCIADGITVVKNIHHIYRGYESIKNKLNSLGAIIECI, encoded by the coding sequence ATGAATAAATTTCGTATTTTAGGACCTAAAAAATTAAAGGGGGAAATTAGGATATCAGGTTCTAAAAATTCATCTTTAGCAATAATATTTATTTCCTTATTAACTGAAAAACCTATTATATTAAAAAATGTTCCTTATATACAAGATATTGATGTTGCTGTTCAAATATTAACTAAATTAGGGGTAAAAATAAATCGTAAAAAATTTATGAATATAGATTCTTCAGGTATTTGTGATAAATTTTTTTCTTGTAAATTAATAAAATATATAAGAGCTTCTATTTGGTTATTACCTGCTATAATTATACGTTGGAGAAGTGGAAAGCTTATTTTGCCTGGTGGTTGTTCTATAGGTGATAGACCTGTTGATTTACATATTTGGGGTTTAAGAAAATTAGGTGCAAAAATAAAGTTTAATTACGATCATTTGAAAATTGATAGCGTTAATAAATTAATTGGTAATACTATTCATTTTAGTAAAATTAGTGTTGGAGCTACTATTACTGTTATGAGTGTTGCAACGCTAGCTTATGGTACAACTATTATAAAAAATGCAGCTAGAGATCCAGAAATTATAGATATTGCTAATTTCCTTAATAAACTTGGAGCTAAAATTATAAATGCAGGTAAGAATGAAATTGTTATTATAGGTGTTAAATATTTAAAAAGTTGTATTTATAATATAATGCCAGACAGAATTGAAACTGGTACTTTTTTAATAGCTGCAGCTGTATCTGGAGGGGATATATTATGTCATAATACTTGTGTTAATAACTTAAAAATAGTGTTAAAAAAATTAAAATTTACCGGGGCAAAAATTACTTTTGGGCAAGATTGGATACGATTAAATATGATTGGTAAATGTCCTAGATCTGTAAATATTAATACCGCTCCATATCCAAATTTTCCTACTGATATGCAATCACAATTTACTTTATTAAATTCTGTTTCTAAGGGTTCTAGTGTTATTACTGAAAATATTTTTGAAAATAGATTTATGCATGTTTCAGAATTTATTAAAATGGGTGCGCGTTTAAATATTAAAGATAATAAAATTATTTGTTGTGGAGTAAAAAAATTGATAGGTAGCAAGGTAAATGCTACAGATTTAAGATCATCAATTAGTTTAGTTTTAGCTGGTTGTATAGCAGATGGTATAACCGTTGTTAAAAATATACATCATATTTACAGAGGTTATGAATCTATAAAAAATAAATTGAATTCTTTAGGAGCTATTATAGAATGTATATAA
- a CDS encoding ZapG family protein, protein MFLKYCFISIINLFVGICMGLFISYLKNKKTLKINHSSDFFINNEIKLNNYKNILTYHFSHAAELLSNISEEYKNLYKHMSQSSNDLLFNDNKNNESLFKNSMHKDTWVKTPRDYSDDS, encoded by the coding sequence ATGTTTTTAAAGTATTGTTTTATATCTATAATTAATTTATTTGTTGGTATATGTATGGGTTTATTTATTAGTTACTTAAAAAATAAAAAAACATTAAAGATTAATCATTCATCTGATTTTTTTATTAATAATGAGATTAAATTAAATAATTATAAAAATATATTAACATATCATTTTTCTCATGCTGCTGAATTGTTAAGTAATATATCTGAAGAATATAAAAATTTATATAAGCATATGTCTCAAAGCTCAAATGATTTGTTATTTAATGATAATAAAAATAATGAATCTTTATTTAAAAATTCAATGCATAAAGATACATGGGTTAAGACACCTAGAGATTATTCTGATGATTCTTAA
- the rplU gene encoding 50S ribosomal protein L21, with protein sequence MYAIIQNSGKQYKVFEGLKLRVDKIEFPVGKKFEINNILMFVNKNDTIIGFPYVSNVFIKAKILFHGRDKKIKIIKFNRRKHYRKFKGHRQYFTDIKILSIVLC encoded by the coding sequence ATGTATGCTATCATCCAAAATAGTGGAAAACAATATAAGGTATTTGAAGGTCTTAAATTAAGAGTAGATAAGATTGAATTTCCTGTAGGAAAAAAATTTGAAATAAATAATATTTTGATGTTTGTTAATAAAAATGATACAATAATTGGTTTTCCGTATGTATCTAATGTTTTTATAAAAGCGAAGATATTATTTCATGGTAGAGATAAAAAAATAAAAATTATAAAATTTAATCGTCGTAAACATTATCGTAAGTTTAAAGGACATAGACAATATTTTACTGATATTAAAATTCTAAGTATTGTTTTATGTTAA
- the dnaX gene encoding DNA polymerase III subunit gamma/tau produces the protein MSLANKWRPKIFNDVVGQKYVLLAIKNSLNSGFIHHAWLFSGIRGIGKTTTARLLSKSLNCEMGISFIPCNICDNCKDIDNGHFVDLLEIDAASKTKVEDMRDLLDSTQYLPLKGRFKIYLIDEVHMLSKHSFNALLKTLEEPPEHIKFILVTTDFSKIPLTIISRCIQFNLKSINKFEIIEKLKYILLKEKITINLLSLDLLANYSYGCMRDAISLTEQALLIGNGRILPNIIIKMLGILDKKYYFSLIKCLVFRKIKKMLLLLNKISNYDIDWDVLLIELLILLNKIVLMKYLPDINNNCSVLEIKFFKEISLFVTIEMIQYFYKTLLIGRKELFLSPTYKIGIEMILMKAILYVSIK, from the coding sequence ATGTCATTAGCTAATAAGTGGCGTCCTAAAATATTTAATGATGTAGTAGGTCAAAAATATGTATTGTTAGCTATAAAAAATAGTCTAAATTCTGGATTTATACATCATGCATGGTTATTTTCCGGTATAAGAGGTATTGGTAAAACAACCACTGCTAGATTGTTATCAAAATCTTTAAATTGTGAAATGGGTATTTCTTTTATTCCATGTAATATTTGTGATAACTGTAAAGATATAGATAATGGTCATTTTGTTGATCTATTAGAAATAGATGCTGCGTCAAAGACTAAAGTAGAAGATATGCGTGATTTATTGGATAGCACTCAATATTTACCGTTAAAAGGAAGATTTAAAATTTATCTAATTGATGAAGTACATATGTTGTCTAAACATAGTTTTAATGCTTTACTTAAAACATTAGAAGAACCACCAGAGCATATTAAATTTATATTAGTTACTACTGATTTTAGTAAAATACCTTTAACGATAATATCAAGATGCATTCAATTTAATTTAAAAAGTATAAATAAATTTGAAATAATTGAAAAATTAAAATATATTTTATTAAAAGAAAAAATAACTATTAATTTATTATCTTTAGATTTATTAGCCAATTATTCTTATGGATGTATGAGAGATGCTATTAGTTTGACTGAACAAGCATTGTTAATAGGTAATGGTCGAATTTTACCTAATATAATTATTAAAATGTTGGGTATTTTAGATAAAAAATATTATTTTTCTTTAATTAAATGTTTAGTTTTTCGTAAAATAAAAAAGATGTTGTTGTTATTAAATAAGATATCTAATTATGATATTGATTGGGATGTTTTATTAATAGAATTGTTGATTTTATTAAATAAAATTGTACTTATGAAGTATTTACCTGATATAAATAATAATTGTTCAGTTTTAGAAATAAAATTTTTTAAGGAAATATCCTTATTTGTAACAATTGAGATGATTCAATATTTTTATAAAACATTGTTAATAGGTAGAAAAGAACTATTTTTATCACCAACCTATAAAATAGGTATAGAAATGATTTTAATGAAAGCTATTTTGTATGTTTCTATAAAATAA
- a CDS encoding adenylate kinase family protein — MNIVLFGAPGVGKGTQAKFISKKYNIKIISTGNILRNEINKNTILGKNISNVINSGKLINDKLITKIIKKYILKKNIKNRILLDGFPRTINQAYSIDNIGLNITCVLELIAPHNTLIERIIGRRIDLSGKIYHIKNIKKKINNSKNKLIIRTDDNIKTAKKRIKTYLKNQKQIIDFYNKKSINKEIKFYKINCNKTIKEINKNISKILDNLKK, encoded by the coding sequence ATGAATATTGTATTATTTGGTGCTCCAGGTGTTGGAAAAGGAACACAAGCAAAATTTATTTCAAAAAAGTATAATATAAAAATAATATCTACAGGTAACATATTAAGAAATGAAATAAATAAAAATACAATTTTAGGAAAAAATATTTCAAATGTAATAAATTCAGGTAAATTAATTAACGATAAATTAATAACTAAAATTATAAAAAAATATATTTTAAAAAAAAATATAAAAAACAGAATATTACTAGATGGATTTCCAAGAACTATAAATCAAGCATATTCAATAGATAATATTGGCTTAAATATTACTTGTGTATTAGAACTAATAGCACCACATAATACTCTAATTGAAAGAATAATAGGTAGAAGAATAGATTTATCTGGAAAAATATATCATATAAAAAATATAAAAAAAAAAATAAACAACTCAAAAAATAAATTAATTATTAGAACAGATGATAATATAAAAACCGCAAAAAAAAGAATAAAAACATACTTAAAAAATCAAAAACAAATAATAGATTTTTATAATAAAAAATCAATAAATAAAGAAATTAAATTTTATAAAATAAATTGTAATAAAACAATAAAAGAAATAAACAAAAATATATCAAAAATACTTGATAATTTAAAAAAATAA
- the rpmA gene encoding 50S ribosomal protein L27 codes for MAQKKAGGSTRNGRDSHSKRLGVKCFGGAFVLVGSIIVRQRGTKFHPGKNVSCGRDHTLFATKNGYIKFEKRGLKSKNYVSVIS; via the coding sequence ATGGCACAAAAAAAAGCTGGTGGTTCGACTAGAAATGGTCGAGATTCTCATTCTAAAAGATTAGGTGTAAAGTGTTTTGGAGGTGCTTTTGTTTTAGTTGGATCTATCATAGTACGTCAAAGAGGCACAAAATTTCATCCTGGTAAAAATGTATCTTGTGGTAGAGATCATACTTTATTTGCTACTAAGAATGGTTATATAAAATTCGAGAAACGTGGTCTTAAGAGTAAGAATTATGTTAGTGTTATTTCTTAA
- the rplM gene encoding 50S ribosomal protein L13 — MKNIKINANTLLPQWFIIDASNKILGRLASFVANILRGKHKVYFSPHIDVGDYVIIINAKNIIVSGMKFKNKLYYSHTGYIGGIKCKSFEELYKKYPDRLLKIAVKGMLPKNALNDRIFNKLKVYVDNKHKHLAQCPITLNI, encoded by the coding sequence ATGAAAAATATAAAGATTAATGCTAATACTTTATTACCTCAATGGTTCATTATAGATGCAAGTAATAAAATTTTAGGTAGATTAGCTAGTTTTGTAGCTAATATATTGAGAGGTAAACATAAAGTTTATTTTTCTCCTCACATTGATGTTGGAGATTATGTTATTATCATAAATGCTAAAAATATAATTGTTTCTGGTATGAAATTCAAAAATAAATTATATTATTCTCATACCGGTTACATAGGTGGTATAAAATGTAAATCGTTTGAAGAATTATATAAAAAATACCCTGATCGTTTATTAAAAATTGCTGTTAAGGGTATGTTACCTAAAAATGCTTTAAATGATCGTATATTTAACAAATTGAAAGTATATGTTGATAATAAACACAAACATTTGGCTCAATGCCCAATAACTTTAAATATTTAA
- the rpsI gene encoding 30S ribosomal protein S9, whose protein sequence is MSIIKNYGTGRRKTSTARVFLSIGSGNILINKRSLEKYFNCGSAKMIIYQPLKLLDLINKVDLFITVKGGGISGQAGAIRHGISRALIKYNISYRLNLRKSGLLTRDSRKVERKKIGLRKARRSPQFSKR, encoded by the coding sequence ATGTCAATAATTAAAAATTATGGTACTGGTAGACGTAAAACTTCTACAGCTCGTGTATTCCTTAGTATTGGTAGTGGTAATATTTTAATCAACAAGCGTTCTTTAGAAAAATATTTTAATTGTGGTAGTGCTAAAATGATTATTTATCAACCATTAAAATTATTAGATTTAATTAATAAGGTTGATTTATTTATTACTGTAAAAGGTGGAGGAATATCAGGGCAGGCTGGAGCAATTAGACATGGTATTTCTCGTGCATTAATTAAATATAATATATCTTATCGTTTAAATTTAAGGAAATCAGGTTTATTGACACGTGATTCTCGAAAAGTTGAACGTAAAAAAATTGGATTACGTAAAGCTCGTCGAAGTCCACAATTTTCAAAACGTTAA
- the cgtA gene encoding Obg family GTPase CgtA yields the protein MEYLNMKFVDEVVICASGGNGGNGCISFKHNKNINYPIPDGGDGGNGGNVWLLADKNLSNLIDYKFKKYIIASNGKNGGSNRRCGKNGCDIIIKVPIGTLIIDYDTGSTIIDIINYNQKILLVKGGKKGLGNIRYKLFSKKKFNNKNIGSISKKQFFLFRLIILANVGMLGMPNVGKSTFVTKISNVKSKIGLYPFTTIRPHLGVVRLNEKNFFTIVDIPGLIKGASKGIGMGVDFLKHLERCDVLLHMVSLSSMKVKNIIDNINIIIHELTKYKNLLSNKTCWLLFNKMDLFDLNEIKYTINMIIKKLRWESNYYIISAINNTGIRNLCWDIMNFINKNISKI from the coding sequence ATGGAATATTTGAATATGAAATTTGTTGATGAAGTTGTTATATGTGCTTCAGGAGGTAACGGTGGTAATGGATGTATTAGTTTTAAACATAATAAAAATATAAATTACCCTATTCCTGATGGTGGAGATGGTGGTAATGGTGGTAATGTATGGTTATTAGCAGATAAAAATTTAAGTAATTTAATAGATTATAAATTTAAAAAATATATAATTGCTTCTAATGGTAAAAATGGTGGAAGTAATCGTCGTTGTGGTAAAAACGGTTGTGATATTATAATAAAAGTACCAATTGGAACTTTAATAATAGATTATGATACAGGTAGTACAATAATTGATATAATTAATTATAATCAAAAAATATTATTAGTGAAAGGTGGTAAAAAGGGTCTGGGAAATATACGTTATAAGTTATTTTCAAAAAAAAAATTTAATAATAAAAATATTGGGTCTATAAGTAAAAAACAATTTTTTTTATTTAGATTAATTATTTTAGCTAATGTTGGTATGTTAGGAATGCCAAATGTTGGTAAATCTACTTTTGTTACTAAAATATCAAATGTAAAATCCAAGATTGGATTATACCCATTTACGACTATTAGACCTCATTTAGGTGTTGTTCGTTTAAACGAAAAAAATTTTTTTACTATAGTTGATATACCTGGTTTGATTAAGGGAGCATCTAAAGGTATTGGTATGGGTGTAGATTTTTTAAAACATTTAGAAAGATGTGATGTTTTATTACATATGGTTTCTTTATCTTCTATGAAAGTAAAAAATATAATAGATAATATTAATATAATTATTCATGAATTAACAAAATATAAAAATTTGTTATCTAATAAAACGTGTTGGTTATTGTTTAACAAAATGGATTTATTTGATTTGAATGAAATTAAATATACCATAAATATGATTATCAAAAAACTGCGTTGGGAAAGTAATTATTATATTATTTCTGCTATTAATAATACTGGAATTAGAAATTTGTGTTGGGATATTATGAATTTTATAAATAAAAATATTTCTAAAATTTAA
- a CDS encoding BolA family protein, whose product MNNSKVKSIILDKISLRELHVSGNEYHMKIIAVGDIFIGLTNVEKQQIIYEPLKDYIINNTIHSISIESYTLEEWSNRSI is encoded by the coding sequence ATGAATAATAGTAAAGTTAAATCAATAATCTTAGATAAGATATCTTTACGTGAATTACACGTTAGTGGCAATGAGTATCATATGAAGATTATAGCTGTCGGTGATATATTTATTGGTTTAACTAATGTAGAAAAACAACAAATTATATATGAACCATTAAAAGATTATATTATTAATAATACAATTCATTCAATTTCTATTGAATCTTATACATTAGAAGAATGGTCCAACCGTTCTATTTAA
- the htpG gene encoding molecular chaperone HtpG, with the protein MNKIKYETKSFKSETQQLLHLMINSLYSNKEIFVRELISNASDAIEKLRFHILSKPDLCEHDDIFIIKIIIDKDNGIIKFIDNGIGMNKDEVIGNLGTIAKSGTKEFIKLCKNKDFNKNNYIGQFGVGFYSAFIVSDKIIVHTKSVFNNNNGILWKSKGKGNYIISECIKNNRGTEISLYLRDNEKKFLDFDFVKNIVIKYSEHISVPVEISTIINNNINKSEKVNKGIAFWARNKSNITDSEYKQFYKNITHDYEDPLLWMHNHVEGNQEYISLLYISKKLPFDIWHNNKSGIKLYVNRMFIMDNNEVFMPKYLRFIKGIVDSSNLSLNISREVLQDNHIVKSLKKSLTRKILSKLNNLANSDLNKYQIFWNTFGIILKEGLVEDVINKDKIADLLRFSSSKSNVEEQVVSLKEYVSKMIDNQDKIYYISSDSYITAKNNPHLEFFNKKNIEVLFLYDRIDEWMISYLPEYNDRKLQSINKFDESLNKLDEVNIKKLEKYQNVLTPVIKKIKNILFDYIKDVRITNRLINSPSVLVTDSNDMNTQMVKLLASTGQKVPDIKYIFEINPNHDLIKKLINIKENSRFIELVKLLFDQAMLIEYGSLREPSSFIKRINNFLLNKL; encoded by the coding sequence ATGAATAAAATAAAATATGAAACTAAAAGTTTTAAATCTGAAACACAACAACTTTTACATTTAATGATTAATTCACTTTATTCTAATAAAGAAATTTTTGTTCGTGAGTTAATCTCTAATGCTTCTGATGCAATAGAAAAATTACGATTTCATATTTTATCTAAACCTGATTTATGTGAACATGATGATATTTTTATTATAAAAATTATTATTGATAAAGATAATGGTATTATAAAATTTATTGATAATGGAATAGGAATGAATAAAGATGAAGTTATAGGTAATTTAGGTACTATAGCTAAATCTGGTACAAAAGAATTCATTAAATTATGTAAAAATAAAGATTTTAATAAAAATAATTATATTGGTCAATTTGGAGTTGGTTTTTATTCTGCTTTTATAGTTTCTGATAAAATTATTGTACATACAAAAAGTGTATTTAATAATAATAATGGTATTTTATGGAAATCGAAAGGAAAAGGTAATTATATTATTAGTGAATGTATTAAAAATAATAGAGGAACAGAAATTAGTTTATATTTACGTGATAATGAAAAGAAATTTTTGGATTTTGATTTTGTAAAAAATATTGTTATTAAATATTCTGAACATATATCTGTTCCAGTTGAAATAAGCACTATTATTAATAATAATATTAATAAATCTGAAAAAGTAAATAAGGGTATTGCTTTTTGGGCTCGTAATAAATCTAATATCACAGATAGTGAATATAAACAATTTTATAAAAATATTACACACGATTATGAAGATCCTTTATTATGGATGCATAATCATGTGGAAGGAAATCAAGAATATATAAGTTTATTATATATATCAAAAAAATTACCTTTTGATATATGGCATAATAATAAAAGTGGTATAAAGTTATATGTTAATCGTATGTTTATAATGGATAACAATGAAGTATTTATGCCTAAATATTTAAGATTTATAAAAGGAATAGTTGATTCTAGCAATTTATCATTAAATATATCTCGTGAAGTTTTACAAGATAATCATATCGTAAAATCATTGAAAAAATCTCTTACAAGAAAAATTTTATCTAAATTAAATAATTTAGCAAATAGTGATTTAAACAAATATCAAATATTTTGGAATACGTTTGGTATTATTCTTAAAGAGGGTTTGGTTGAAGATGTAATTAATAAAGATAAAATAGCCGATTTATTGAGATTTTCTTCTAGTAAAAGTAATGTTGAAGAGCAGGTAGTTTCTTTAAAAGAATATGTTAGTAAAATGATTGACAATCAAGATAAAATTTATTATATATCATCTGATAGTTATATTACTGCTAAAAATAATCCTCATTTGGAATTTTTTAATAAAAAAAATATTGAAGTTTTATTTCTGTATGATCGTATTGATGAATGGATGATTAGTTATTTGCCTGAATATAATGATAGAAAATTACAATCAATTAATAAATTTGATGAATCATTAAATAAATTAGATGAAGTTAATATTAAAAAATTAGAAAAATATCAAAATGTATTAACTCCTGTTATTAAAAAAATAAAAAATATTTTATTTGATTATATAAAAGATGTTAGAATAACTAATCGTTTAATTAATTCGCCTTCTGTATTAGTTACTGATTCTAATGATATGAATACTCAAATGGTAAAATTATTAGCTTCTACAGGACAAAAAGTACCTGATATAAAATATATATTTGAAATTAACCCTAATCATGATTTAATAAAAAAACTGATAAATATAAAAGAAAATTCTAGATTTATAGAATTAGTTAAATTGTTATTTGATCAAGCAATGTTAATTGAATATGGTAGTTTGCGTGAACCTAGTTCTTTTATAAAACGTATTAATAATTTTTTATTAAATAAATTATAA
- a CDS encoding RNase adapter RapZ, with protein sequence MNKKNNKNTKKKEIDCISNTVLKKINNKTLKIIFQSFGFKYEIPSHTNYLFDVRFLPNPYWEEKLKKLNGLNEEVIKFIEKQKKFNVFIKKTKKYISYLINISKKNKYELIIISFGCTGGQHRSVYIVEKLCNLFKKKGYNIVKIHNSLLNKK encoded by the coding sequence ATGAATAAAAAAAATAATAAAAATACAAAAAAAAAAGAAATTGATTGTATCTCAAATACTGTTTTAAAAAAAATTAATAATAAAACATTAAAAATTATTTTTCAATCTTTTGGATTTAAATATGAAATTCCATCCCATACAAATTATTTATTTGATGTTAGATTTTTACCTAATCCATATTGGGAAGAAAAATTAAAAAAACTAAATGGATTAAATGAAGAAGTAATAAAATTTATAGAAAAACAAAAAAAATTTAATGTATTTATAAAAAAAACAAAAAAATACATTAGTTATCTTATAAATATATCAAAAAAAAATAAATATGAATTAATCATAATTTCTTTTGGTTGTACAGGAGGACAACATCGTTCAGTGTATATTGTTGAAAAATTATGTAATTTATTTAAAAAAAAGGGTTACAATATCGTAAAAATACATAATTCATTATTAAATAAAAAATAA